A single region of the Paraburkholderia sp. SOS3 genome encodes:
- a CDS encoding MFS transporter, with translation MQAQSRSEPWARTIFRVTSGNFLEMYDFSVYGFYAVSIAHALFPRGNEFVSLLLSLATFGVGFLMRPIGALVLGGYIDRKGRRKGLLLTLGLMSIGMLMITCVPGYSTIGIAAPIIVVCGRLLQGFSAGAELGGVSVYLAEIAPPKRRGFFVSWQSASQQLAVVFAAVLGVALRWQLSPEQMDSWGWRIPFVIGCLIIPVLFSMRRRLRETEVFEARKTTPSPRQIADSLREHRRTIGGAVMLVTMTAVMFNLITAYTPTYGQSVLKLPAMDTFLVTMAVGLTNFVMLPVIGALSDKIGRRAVLTACAALVILTAYPAMYWLVQAPSFARLMAVEVWYAFIYGSYQGGMVVALTEIMPAHIRSTGFSLVWSVAQAVFGGFTPVICTMLIHSTGNNAVPAVWLSCAAAVALIATFRMFPKAVQVPVTPSASFEEGLSQRP, from the coding sequence ATGCAGGCGCAGTCCAGATCCGAACCGTGGGCAAGAACGATCTTCCGCGTGACGAGCGGAAATTTTCTGGAGATGTACGACTTCTCCGTCTACGGCTTCTACGCGGTGTCCATTGCGCACGCACTGTTCCCGCGCGGTAACGAATTCGTTTCGCTATTGCTGTCGCTTGCCACATTCGGCGTCGGTTTTCTGATGCGGCCCATCGGCGCGCTCGTGCTCGGTGGATATATCGACCGGAAGGGACGGCGCAAGGGTTTGCTGCTGACGCTCGGCCTCATGTCGATCGGCATGCTGATGATTACCTGCGTGCCGGGCTATTCGACGATCGGCATCGCGGCTCCGATCATCGTCGTCTGCGGACGTCTGCTGCAGGGGTTTTCTGCGGGCGCCGAACTCGGCGGCGTATCGGTCTATCTCGCGGAGATTGCCCCGCCGAAGCGGCGCGGTTTTTTCGTCAGCTGGCAATCGGCGAGTCAGCAACTGGCCGTCGTCTTCGCAGCGGTGCTCGGCGTGGCGCTCCGATGGCAACTGTCGCCCGAGCAGATGGATTCGTGGGGATGGCGCATTCCATTCGTGATCGGCTGCCTGATCATTCCTGTGCTGTTCTCGATGCGCCGCCGCTTGCGCGAGACCGAAGTATTCGAGGCGCGCAAGACAACGCCCTCGCCGCGGCAGATCGCCGATTCGCTGCGCGAGCATCGGCGCACGATCGGCGGCGCGGTCATGCTGGTTACCATGACCGCGGTGATGTTCAACCTGATCACCGCCTACACGCCGACCTACGGACAAAGCGTGCTGAAGCTGCCCGCGATGGACACGTTTCTCGTCACAATGGCGGTCGGACTGACAAACTTCGTCATGCTACCGGTCATCGGCGCATTGTCGGACAAGATCGGCCGCCGCGCCGTGCTGACCGCATGCGCGGCACTGGTCATTCTCACCGCTTATCCTGCGATGTACTGGCTCGTTCAGGCGCCGAGCTTTGCACGGCTGATGGCTGTCGAGGTCTGGTACGCGTTTATTTACGGCTCGTATCAGGGCGGGATGGTCGTCGCGCTGACCGAAATCATGCCGGCCCATATTCGCAGTACAGGGTTTTCGCTCGTGTGGAGCGTTGCGCAGGCCGTGTTCGGCGGTTTCACGCCGGTCATCTGTACGATGCTGATTCACTCGACCGGAAACAACGCGGTGCCGGCCGTATGGCTCAGTTGTGCGGCGGCGGTCGCGCTGATCGCAACCTTCAGGATGTTCCCGAAGGCGGTGCAGGTGCCAGTAACGCCGAGCGCGAGCTTTGAAGAGGGTTTGTCGCAGCGGCCTTGA
- a CDS encoding LysR family transcriptional regulator gives MDIRQLETLIRIVETGSFAGAADALCATQSTISARIGALERSLGVVLFDRSSHRARLTPKGQELLKPAQEIVALAARVRHQIGDAQTLTGTIRMGVVGLVAQTWLPKLMSAVRDRYPGVTVVLDIALTAGLVDKLRDGEIELAIVTGPIDEAGTSSVPLGYDEFVWIAPTSLNVPAERMTPVDLARWPVLGLSSQSHHAPVIERWFREGGAGYKPVISCNTVRVLGDLTLAGLGVSLLPRRSYAAEIAAGMLTVLDTTPDIKPVEFVALYRTSTPNPLTSAIAALATEISEFANRGR, from the coding sequence ATGGATATCCGACAACTCGAAACCCTGATCCGCATCGTCGAAACTGGCAGCTTCGCGGGCGCCGCCGACGCGCTCTGCGCGACACAGTCCACCATTTCGGCGCGCATCGGCGCGCTCGAGCGCTCGCTCGGCGTGGTTCTGTTCGATCGTTCGTCACATCGCGCACGGCTCACGCCGAAGGGACAGGAACTGCTGAAGCCGGCGCAGGAAATCGTCGCGCTGGCAGCGCGCGTGCGTCATCAGATCGGCGATGCCCAGACGCTCACCGGCACGATCAGAATGGGCGTGGTAGGGCTCGTCGCCCAGACGTGGCTTCCGAAATTGATGTCCGCCGTGCGCGATCGCTACCCGGGCGTCACGGTCGTGCTCGACATCGCACTAACGGCGGGACTCGTCGATAAGCTGCGCGACGGCGAAATCGAACTGGCCATCGTCACGGGCCCGATCGACGAAGCAGGCACGTCGTCGGTTCCGCTTGGATACGATGAATTCGTGTGGATCGCTCCGACCTCGCTCAACGTGCCGGCCGAACGCATGACGCCGGTCGACCTCGCGCGTTGGCCGGTCCTCGGCCTGTCGTCGCAATCGCATCACGCGCCCGTGATCGAGCGCTGGTTCCGCGAAGGCGGCGCCGGATACAAGCCTGTCATCTCGTGCAATACCGTGCGCGTGCTCGGCGACCTGACGCTTGCAGGGCTTGGTGTGAGTTTGCTTCCGCGCCGCTCGTACGCCGCGGAAATCGCAGCGGGCATGCTGACCGTGCTCGACACGACGCCCGATATCAAGCCCGTGGAATTCGTCGCGCTATACCGCACGAGCACGCCTAATCCGTTGACGAGCGCCATTGCCGCATTGGCTACTGAAATCAGCGAGTTCGCCAACCGCGGTCGATAG
- a CDS encoding TauD/TfdA family dioxygenase, with amino-acid sequence MDQRVNHNVARGVSILEEGTAPGKQDIRTTPFNGPIAWTGESLDPADGMIAIDAECRRELDGLVETLNANPMQTALLDAAEFELPACRQMMQQAKASLEAGPGFVIIDKLPVKEYGVQASQAVYWILSQLVARPVAQSWDGKMIYDVRDQGKPPGNGVRPDITNAEQNFHTDNSYNLYPPDYVALLCLQPAMEGGVSSIVSFYTVYNEMLKRSPHLLSRLYQPYLFDRQREHAPDDATVISHPLFQAAGGQLLCRLSHRHVVNGYAMAGVAMDEETAEALEVLEQTMREPQLCREFFFEPGQIQIVDNKRCGHRRTAFVDYPEPERKRHLVRLWLRNEGRRFYNG; translated from the coding sequence ATGGACCAAAGGGTGAACCATAACGTGGCGCGCGGCGTGTCGATTCTCGAAGAAGGGACGGCGCCGGGAAAGCAGGACATCAGAACGACGCCGTTCAACGGCCCGATTGCATGGACCGGCGAAAGCCTCGATCCGGCCGACGGCATGATCGCGATCGACGCCGAATGCCGGCGCGAACTCGATGGGCTCGTCGAGACATTGAATGCGAATCCGATGCAGACGGCGCTGCTCGATGCGGCGGAATTCGAACTGCCCGCGTGCCGTCAGATGATGCAACAGGCGAAGGCGTCGCTCGAAGCGGGTCCCGGCTTTGTGATTATCGACAAGCTGCCGGTGAAAGAATACGGCGTACAGGCTTCGCAAGCCGTGTACTGGATTCTGTCGCAGCTCGTTGCAAGGCCCGTTGCGCAGAGCTGGGACGGCAAGATGATCTACGATGTGCGCGACCAGGGCAAACCGCCGGGCAATGGCGTGCGCCCCGATATCACGAACGCCGAACAGAATTTTCACACCGACAATAGCTATAACCTCTATCCGCCCGACTACGTTGCATTGTTGTGTCTGCAACCGGCGATGGAAGGCGGCGTGAGCAGCATCGTCAGCTTCTATACGGTGTACAACGAAATGCTCAAGCGCAGCCCGCATCTTTTGTCGCGGCTTTATCAGCCTTATCTGTTCGACCGCCAGCGCGAGCACGCACCCGACGACGCAACGGTGATCAGTCATCCGCTGTTCCAGGCTGCTGGCGGGCAATTGCTTTGCCGTCTATCGCATCGGCACGTCGTCAACGGTTATGCAATGGCCGGGGTGGCGATGGACGAGGAGACGGCCGAAGCGCTCGAAGTACTCGAACAGACGATGCGCGAGCCGCAGCTGTGCAGGGAGTTTTTCTTCGAGCCGGGGCAGATCCAGATTGTCGATAACAAGCGCTGCGGGCATCGCCGTACCGCTTTCGTCGACTACCCGGAGCCCGAACGCAAGCGGCATCTCGTGCGCTTGTGGTTGCGTAACGAAGGTCGACGCTTCTATAACGGGTGA